One Robbsia sp. KACC 23696 DNA segment encodes these proteins:
- a CDS encoding CheR family methyltransferase, with protein MNESNDLFAGACAATSLFRIAVMSGAAETWHAVMVVSDGGIFIRRDLACMEARILLRNLPDHAADITHVVDPAPALLTHDAASSSEGDTRSVAAATTVDFEPVFHALAAAGSEFRGYKRGTLERRIARRMSVNQVATFKAYCQMLRDQTAEAEALGNDMMIGVTAFFRDPEAWDVIVDSVLRPLLDAPDQEAPLRIWVPGCATGEEAYSMAMVLTEEIGKRATPRRFIIFATDLNRAALVHARIGLYPASSVQSLGEARLARFFIRSEEGFQVSRTLRASILFNMQNLISDPPFSRIDLISCRNLLIYLESDAQQRAFSLFHFALNPQGYLFLGRSESTDPDTTRFQELSKPWRIYQRSPTVKPRVLRHRFSATMVSQDHFGKASRAMVRNKGYAELVNTTLLADQRAAILVNGAHHVLYVSGAADRYLGQPDGEPTNHVLDMARERLRLKLRIALRRVVQHAETRPVSEVVPADGAPGVRITVSNVQDSAQAAGSVLLIVFECLATIESSVLPVIAPGSHSDLWHLESELRTTQAALGSTIEDLEESNSELRVSNEEILSMNEEFRSANEELETSKEALQVVNEQLNQVNARLEQKIQQLEALTDDFTNLLASTEIATILIDRYGLLKRFTPSAARMFALSPLHEGCVMAEIFGDAPGDTILQDVERVLACASEQAEREVKFDAGQWYVRRITPYMTSLGKFPAGAVVTWTDITHIKKMDERAWRLAAVVQDSNDAITVFDMSGRFLAWNKAASVMYGYTETEALTMSVSDLVPAGAREDHLDFIRQALGNEALHSYETRRVAKDGRELDVWLSMSILLDEEGKAVSISSTERDLTDRSISNAFLRQRAEQLALADRRKNEFLAMLGHELRNPLAALLSAGSLLSLTSVAEAKKTWAAGVIVRQGRAMLHLVNDMLDIARIAAGHVELHRQHAPLSGIVQSAIEVCQPIIDEQRHRLAVSLPKEAVYLFADATRLSQVIENLLINAAKFTPPGGVIKLRARTNAAHRLVLHIEDNGKGIAPERINRIFDMFVQGKAPEGQRYNGLGVGLSVVRRLVELHGGTVRAISDGRTGSTFIVDLPLAVQTHPATLAETVSEAVRPTCRRVLIIDDNRDAGDALSVLLTHEGHEVQTAADGPSGLAIAQVFLPEVVLLDIGLPGMDGYAVAAQLRANDATRHALLVAVTGFGMPSDRQRSAEAGLDQHLIKPVDCDKLCRLLASGKGSGGGEEPIGEAEA; from the coding sequence ATGAACGAGTCGAATGATCTGTTTGCCGGCGCGTGCGCCGCGACCTCGTTGTTTCGGATTGCCGTCATGAGCGGGGCGGCCGAAACGTGGCACGCGGTGATGGTGGTATCCGACGGTGGCATCTTCATACGTCGCGACTTGGCGTGCATGGAAGCGAGGATCTTGCTCCGCAACCTCCCCGACCATGCCGCGGACATCACGCACGTGGTGGATCCGGCACCGGCCTTGTTAACGCACGACGCCGCATCCTCTTCGGAAGGCGATACGCGATCCGTCGCGGCGGCAACGACAGTCGATTTCGAACCGGTTTTCCATGCCTTGGCGGCGGCCGGCTCCGAGTTCAGGGGCTATAAACGCGGCACGCTGGAGCGGCGCATCGCGCGTCGGATGTCCGTCAATCAGGTGGCGACCTTCAAGGCCTACTGCCAGATGTTGCGCGATCAAACCGCAGAGGCCGAGGCGCTCGGCAATGACATGATGATCGGCGTGACCGCGTTCTTTCGCGATCCGGAAGCATGGGACGTGATCGTCGATAGCGTGTTGCGTCCCTTGCTCGATGCCCCCGACCAGGAAGCGCCGCTGCGCATATGGGTACCGGGTTGCGCGACCGGCGAAGAGGCCTATTCGATGGCGATGGTCTTGACCGAGGAGATCGGCAAGCGCGCGACGCCGCGTCGATTCATTATTTTCGCCACCGATCTAAATCGCGCGGCGTTGGTGCACGCGCGGATCGGCCTGTATCCCGCGTCCTCGGTGCAGTCGCTCGGCGAAGCGCGCCTGGCGCGATTTTTCATTCGATCCGAGGAAGGTTTTCAAGTCAGTCGCACGTTACGCGCATCGATTCTGTTCAATATGCAGAACCTGATTTCGGATCCGCCGTTTTCTCGGATCGATCTGATCAGTTGCCGCAATTTGCTGATCTATCTGGAATCGGATGCACAGCAGCGTGCGTTCTCGTTATTTCATTTCGCCCTGAATCCGCAGGGCTATCTTTTTCTCGGTCGCTCGGAAAGCACGGACCCCGACACCACGCGCTTTCAGGAACTGTCCAAACCCTGGCGCATCTATCAACGCAGTCCCACCGTCAAGCCGCGCGTGCTGCGTCATCGCTTCTCCGCGACGATGGTCTCGCAGGACCATTTTGGCAAGGCAAGCCGTGCCATGGTGCGCAACAAAGGCTATGCGGAACTCGTCAACACCACCTTGCTGGCGGATCAGCGTGCGGCGATCCTGGTCAATGGCGCGCATCACGTGTTGTATGTCAGTGGCGCCGCGGACCGCTATCTGGGGCAACCAGACGGGGAGCCTACGAATCACGTTTTGGACATGGCACGTGAGCGGTTGCGATTGAAGCTCCGCATCGCGCTGCGGCGGGTGGTGCAGCATGCCGAGACGCGGCCGGTCAGCGAAGTCGTTCCGGCCGATGGCGCGCCCGGCGTTCGGATCACGGTTTCCAACGTACAGGACAGTGCGCAAGCCGCCGGGAGTGTGTTGTTGATCGTGTTCGAGTGCTTAGCGACGATCGAATCAAGCGTGTTGCCGGTGATCGCGCCAGGGTCGCACTCGGATCTCTGGCATCTCGAAAGCGAGTTGCGCACGACACAGGCGGCGCTCGGCAGCACGATCGAAGATTTGGAGGAAAGCAATAGCGAATTGCGCGTGTCGAACGAAGAAATCCTTTCGATGAACGAGGAGTTTCGTTCGGCGAACGAGGAGTTGGAGACATCGAAGGAAGCGCTGCAGGTCGTCAACGAACAATTGAATCAGGTGAACGCGCGACTCGAACAGAAGATCCAGCAACTCGAGGCCTTGACGGACGACTTCACGAACTTGCTGGCCAGCACCGAGATCGCGACGATCCTCATCGATCGCTATGGCTTGCTGAAACGCTTTACGCCGAGTGCCGCGCGGATGTTTGCGCTGTCGCCTCTGCACGAGGGCTGCGTGATGGCCGAGATCTTCGGCGATGCACCCGGCGACACGATTCTGCAGGATGTGGAACGCGTGCTGGCCTGTGCGTCCGAACAGGCGGAACGAGAGGTCAAGTTCGACGCCGGACAATGGTATGTCCGGCGCATCACCCCCTATATGACGTCGCTCGGAAAATTCCCCGCGGGTGCGGTCGTGACATGGACCGACATCACGCATATCAAAAAAATGGACGAGCGTGCGTGGCGGCTGGCCGCCGTGGTTCAGGACTCGAACGATGCGATCACCGTTTTCGATATGAGCGGTCGGTTTCTGGCATGGAACAAGGCGGCTTCGGTAATGTATGGCTATACCGAAACCGAAGCGTTGACGATGTCGGTCTCGGATCTGGTGCCGGCGGGTGCGCGCGAGGATCATCTCGATTTTATCCGCCAGGCGCTCGGCAATGAAGCGCTGCACTCCTACGAGACGCGACGCGTGGCGAAGGATGGCCGAGAGTTGGACGTCTGGCTGTCGATGTCGATCCTGCTCGATGAGGAGGGCAAGGCCGTCTCGATTTCGTCGACGGAACGCGACTTGACGGATCGCAGCATCAGCAATGCGTTTCTGCGCCAACGTGCCGAGCAATTGGCCTTGGCGGATCGGCGAAAAAACGAGTTCCTGGCGATGCTCGGCCACGAACTTCGCAATCCGCTCGCGGCACTACTTTCGGCAGGCTCGCTGCTGTCCTTGACGAGTGTGGCGGAGGCGAAGAAAACCTGGGCCGCTGGCGTCATCGTACGCCAGGGACGGGCGATGCTGCACCTGGTCAACGATATGTTGGACATTGCTCGGATCGCGGCGGGGCACGTCGAGCTGCATCGTCAACACGCGCCGCTATCGGGCATCGTGCAAAGCGCGATCGAAGTCTGTCAGCCGATCATCGATGAACAGCGGCATCGTCTGGCGGTGTCGTTGCCGAAGGAGGCAGTCTATCTTTTTGCCGATGCGACCCGGCTATCGCAAGTCATCGAGAATCTGCTGATCAATGCGGCAAAGTTCACGCCTCCCGGCGGGGTGATCAAGCTCCGGGCACGGACCAATGCAGCGCATCGACTCGTCCTGCATATCGAAGACAACGGGAAGGGCATTGCGCCGGAACGGATCAACCGGATATTCGACATGTTCGTGCAGGGTAAGGCGCCCGAGGGGCAGCGCTACAACGGTTTGGGCGTTGGCTTGTCGGTAGTGCGCCGCCTGGTCGAGCTGCACGGCGGCACCGTCCGGGCGATCAGCGACGGCCGCACCGGGAGCACCTTTATCGTCGACCTGCCACTGGCCGTGCAAACCCATCCGGCCACGCTGGCGGAAACCGTATCCGAAGCGGTACGGCCGACCTGCCGTCGGGTGTTGATCATCGACGACAATCGGGATGCGGGCGATGCCTTGTCGGTGTTATTGACGCACGAGGGGCATGAGGTGCAGACCGCCGCGGACGGGCCGTCGGGCCTGGCGATCGCGCAGGTTTTTCTGCCGGAAGTCGTCCTGCTCGATATCGGTTTGCCGGGAATGGATGGCTATGCCGTGGCGGCACAATTGCGCGCGAACGACGCGACGCGTCATGCGCTGCTGGTGGCCGTTACCGGTTTCGGCATGCCGTCCGACCGGCAACGTTCCGCCGAAGCCGGTTTGGATCAGCATCTGATCAAACCGGTGGATTGCGACAAATTGTGCCGCTTGCTGGCGTCGGGAAAGGGATCCGGCGGTGGCGAGGAGCCAATCGGTGAAGCCGAGGCCTGA
- a CDS encoding GNAT family N-acetyltransferase, translating to MSIRHLDALFRPRSIVIVAPAPGLPGPDGAMRIPSAQPSTLSYTASLLETRLVQGGFATSDGRLRRHALPGHSGEGAGAGETAAGGMLLRQTAAQCDLALVCTAPEDWPVVVDALVDAGVRAAVLYGEPHRRIGDSAAEDAERADALLATVLARARRGMLRILGPASSGIVSSRAKLHAGTGDTPALAGRVALISQSRSFANAAVSWASARHIGFSKVITSGLEADVDCADLLDYLASDGETGAIALSMDFIAPSAMRKFLSAARAASRNKPVLVLRARHGRHDDALFSAAFRRAGMVRVESIEDLLDAIETLHVGRFAGSDAVTILSNGGFTGALAADALHAAGGRLAVTHDLARDAGKSASDTALPPELAWRIGSNPINLGETADPSVYDAAIRFLSVQSSTGALFVVHTPSVHAPALPLAQTVAAYANRWPRALMTCWLGDFDPGVRSLLHQHKISVFPTPQRLARAFAAMREYQRNQILLAETPESIGLLQTDAIAAARSHLQARLADNADGAPPTLAHEEAFALLETLLPHAHARAAAITDGQAGDEARTGPFMALGVRRDQRFGMVLGVTPPAAFPGAPEPSTEWAILPISTVLSGDLVGRLPSAPTHGHASFRAFTRFLARLSDVIVAVPEIASLTLHAAHRHDDGIVMRDCRIVATVPDHDRPATSPHGSAGSNNDGSAPDTTTIAVDAVPARYRFAVRPYPAELESTLHWQGQTITVRPIRPQDEPTHRILVESMSDDDLRMRFFGAVKAPEHGQLARMTQIDYDREMAFIATTDMPSPDGGAPTSVTLGVVRAVADADNETAEFAVLVRSDRKGLRLGALLMQRIIAYCRARGTGCIVGEVLSENTRMIKLARTLGFSVERSDEPEIRVLRLPLQPATASDAQPVAPPP from the coding sequence GTGTCGATACGTCATCTGGATGCATTGTTCCGCCCGCGTTCCATCGTGATCGTGGCGCCCGCGCCTGGGCTGCCCGGTCCCGACGGCGCAATGCGCATCCCGTCGGCGCAACCGTCCACGCTGTCCTATACCGCATCCTTGCTGGAAACGCGATTGGTGCAAGGCGGCTTTGCTACATCCGATGGCCGGCTGCGGCGGCATGCCTTGCCCGGCCACTCTGGCGAAGGCGCTGGCGCTGGCGAAACCGCGGCAGGCGGCATGCTGCTGCGCCAGACCGCCGCCCAATGCGACCTCGCCCTCGTCTGCACGGCCCCCGAGGACTGGCCCGTGGTGGTGGATGCCTTGGTCGATGCCGGCGTGCGCGCGGCCGTCTTGTATGGCGAACCGCACCGACGCATTGGCGATTCCGCCGCCGAGGATGCCGAGCGGGCCGACGCGTTGCTGGCCACGGTGTTGGCGCGCGCGCGGCGCGGCATGTTACGCATCCTGGGACCGGCGAGCAGCGGCATCGTCTCCAGCCGCGCAAAACTGCACGCCGGCACCGGCGATACCCCGGCGCTGGCCGGGCGCGTCGCGTTGATCTCGCAATCACGCTCGTTCGCCAATGCCGCGGTGTCGTGGGCATCAGCGCGCCATATTGGTTTTTCGAAGGTCATCACCAGCGGTCTCGAAGCCGATGTCGATTGCGCCGACCTGCTCGATTACCTCGCCAGCGACGGCGAGACCGGCGCCATCGCCTTGTCGATGGATTTCATCGCGCCATCGGCGATGCGCAAATTCCTCTCGGCCGCACGCGCCGCCTCGCGCAATAAACCGGTTCTCGTCTTGCGCGCGCGCCATGGCCGACACGACGATGCCTTGTTCAGCGCCGCGTTTCGCCGCGCCGGCATGGTGCGCGTGGAATCGATCGAGGATCTGCTGGATGCGATCGAAACGCTGCACGTCGGCCGCTTCGCCGGCAGCGACGCGGTCACGATCCTGTCCAACGGCGGCTTCACCGGCGCCCTCGCCGCCGACGCCTTGCACGCCGCCGGCGGCCGTCTTGCCGTGACGCACGATCTCGCGCGCGACGCCGGCAAATCGGCAAGCGACACGGCCTTGCCGCCGGAACTCGCCTGGCGCATCGGCAGCAATCCGATCAACCTCGGCGAAACGGCCGATCCGTCGGTCTATGACGCGGCGATCCGTTTCCTGTCGGTGCAGTCGTCGACGGGCGCGCTGTTCGTCGTCCACACGCCGAGCGTGCACGCGCCGGCGCTGCCGCTCGCGCAGACGGTGGCCGCCTACGCCAACCGCTGGCCGCGCGCGCTGATGACCTGCTGGCTCGGCGACTTCGACCCGGGCGTGCGCAGCCTGCTACACCAACACAAAATCAGCGTCTTCCCGACGCCGCAGCGTCTCGCCCGGGCATTCGCCGCGATGCGCGAATACCAACGCAACCAGATCCTGCTGGCGGAAACACCCGAGTCGATCGGCTTGTTGCAGACCGACGCGATCGCGGCCGCCCGCTCCCATCTGCAGGCGCGGCTCGCCGATAACGCGGACGGCGCACCGCCGACGCTGGCGCACGAGGAAGCCTTCGCGCTGCTCGAAACGCTGTTGCCGCATGCGCATGCGCGTGCCGCGGCCATCACCGATGGGCAGGCCGGCGACGAAGCGCGCACCGGGCCTTTCATGGCGCTCGGCGTGAGACGCGATCAGCGTTTCGGCATGGTGTTGGGCGTGACACCCCCCGCCGCTTTTCCCGGCGCGCCGGAGCCGAGTACCGAGTGGGCGATTCTGCCAATCAGCACCGTCCTGTCCGGCGACCTGGTCGGCCGTCTGCCGAGCGCCCCGACGCACGGCCATGCCTCGTTTCGCGCTTTCACGCGTTTCCTCGCGCGCTTGTCGGATGTCATCGTCGCGGTGCCGGAAATCGCCTCGTTGACCTTGCACGCCGCCCACAGGCACGACGACGGCATCGTCATGCGCGACTGCCGCATCGTCGCCACCGTCCCGGATCACGATCGCCCGGCAACGTCGCCGCATGGGAGCGCCGGCAGCAACAACGACGGCAGCGCGCCCGATACGACGACGATCGCCGTCGATGCGGTACCGGCGCGCTACCGGTTCGCGGTTCGGCCGTATCCGGCGGAACTCGAATCGACACTGCATTGGCAAGGCCAGACGATCACGGTCCGTCCGATCCGCCCGCAGGACGAGCCGACGCATCGCATCCTCGTGGAGTCGATGAGCGACGATGACCTGCGCATGCGCTTTTTCGGGGCGGTTAAGGCGCCGGAACATGGGCAATTGGCTCGGATGACGCAAATCGACTATGACCGCGAGATGGCCTTCATCGCCACCACGGACATGCCATCGCCGGACGGCGGTGCGCCGACCAGCGTGACGCTCGGCGTCGTTCGCGCGGTGGCGGACGCCGACAATGAAACGGCGGAATTCGCGGTGTTGGTGCGCTCCGATCGCAAGGGCCTGCGACTTGGCGCGTTGCTGATGCAGCGGATCATCGCCTATTGCCGCGCACGCGGCACCGGCTGCATCGTCGGCGAGGTCTTATCGGAAAACACCCGGATGATCAAATTGGCCCGCACGCTGGGATTCAGCGTCGAGCGCAGCGACGAGCCGGAAATCCGCGTGTTGCGACTGCCGCTGCAGCCGGCCACCGCCTCCGACGCGCAACCCGTCGCGCCCCCGCCCTAA
- the pdeM gene encoding ligase-associated DNA damage response endonuclease PdeM — protein sequence MHASEPLTIDVAGHALLLCPERAVFDPDSATLFVADAHLGKEAVFHARGVPVPRGVSASTLSRLDSLLRQHPARRLVFLGDLLHAREAHSPEILDAMRAWRDAHAALEIALISGNHDRHAGVPPASLGIAVHDEPWLIGPWACCHYPMQTPGYYSLAGHEHPVFTVRAGADAVRLACFHFGADVGVLPAFGDFTGGHPVRRARQRIFVIAEDRVLAVPVRQGPRRERLSAEIADTLDLPRRDL from the coding sequence ATGCACGCGTCCGAGCCGTTGACGATCGATGTCGCCGGTCATGCGTTGCTGCTTTGTCCCGAACGGGCCGTCTTCGATCCCGACAGCGCGACGCTGTTCGTCGCCGATGCGCATCTGGGCAAGGAGGCGGTGTTTCACGCTCGCGGTGTACCGGTCCCGCGCGGGGTCAGCGCGTCGACGTTGTCCCGGCTCGACAGTCTCTTGCGGCAGCATCCGGCGCGACGGCTGGTCTTCCTCGGCGATCTGCTGCACGCGCGCGAGGCGCATTCTCCGGAGATCCTCGATGCGATGCGCGCCTGGCGCGATGCTCACGCGGCGCTCGAGATCGCCTTGATCAGCGGCAATCACGACCGACACGCGGGGGTACCGCCCGCGTCGCTGGGCATCGCCGTTCATGACGAACCCTGGTTGATCGGCCCCTGGGCCTGCTGTCACTATCCGATGCAGACGCCCGGCTATTATTCGCTGGCCGGCCACGAACACCCGGTGTTCACGGTTCGGGCAGGCGCCGATGCGGTGCGTCTGGCCTGCTTTCACTTCGGTGCCGACGTCGGGGTCTTGCCCGCTTTCGGCGACTTCACCGGCGGCCACCCGGTACGACGCGCCCGGCAGCGGATCTTTGTCATCGCCGAGGATCGCGTGCTGGCCGTCCCCGTCCGCCAAGGCCCCCGCCGCGAAAGACTGTCCGCGGAAATCGCCGATACGCTCGACTTGCCGCGCCGGGATCTCTAG
- a CDS encoding ligase-associated DNA damage response DEXH box helicase, whose translation MSRSLQQWFRQNGWTPFPFQESVWDAVGAGDSGLLHATTGAGKTLAVWGGILDAADADDAGTHKVAPLSVLWITPMRALAADTLRALSAPMAALRPDWTIGLRTGDTPSAERARQDRRLPTVLVTTPESVSLLLSRANAQSLLRHVHTVVVDEWHEMLGNKRGVQVQLALARLARWRTPGGGDAQADSAGDIAIGATPALRIWGLSATLGNLDAARDVLLHAIPAARRRIVQGHTPKVITIDTLIPHPIERFPWAGHLGTRLVEPVAREIDGARSALLFTNTRAQSELWYQALLAARPDWAGVIALHHGSLDASVRRWVEEGLREGTLKAVVCTSSLDLGVDFSPVERVFQVGSPKGVARLLQRAGRSGHAPGRPSRVTLVPTHALELIEAVAARNAALSGHIESRTPPEKPLDVLVQHLVTLALGGGFDAGGPLLHELQQAWSYRNLDRATLDWTIAFVEHGGDALRGYPTYHRIARGDDGHYHAPRADLARRHRANIGTIVADAAMRIEWVSGGRIGTIEESFVSRLRPGDTFTFAGRTVTLVRIKEMTAYVRRADSARGAIPQWQGGRMPLSSELADAMLDVLAAVGDRHPIPADASADAGDDADRDAPELRAVMPLLMLQRDWSALPRPDALLVETVKTREGWHHFCYPFAGRTAHIGLAALCAWRAAKRGPLTLSLSVNDYGFELLGPTRLDWDALIAEGLFAEAGLEQDILDSLNASELAARRFREIARISGLIFQSHPGEQRSARQLQASAGLFYQVFAKHEPDNRLLTQARDEVLLQELDVARLRQALQRINAGRIITTTPPRPTPFAFPLMIARLRERISTEQLHERVQRMLKTLERAADLRRPHA comes from the coding sequence ATGAGCCGGAGCTTGCAGCAATGGTTCCGGCAGAATGGTTGGACGCCCTTCCCGTTTCAGGAAAGCGTATGGGATGCAGTAGGCGCGGGCGATAGCGGTCTTCTGCATGCGACGACCGGTGCCGGCAAGACGCTTGCTGTCTGGGGCGGCATTCTCGATGCCGCCGACGCTGACGATGCCGGTACGCATAAGGTGGCGCCGCTGTCGGTCCTCTGGATCACACCGATGCGCGCGCTCGCCGCGGATACCTTGCGCGCCTTGTCGGCACCGATGGCCGCTCTTCGGCCAGACTGGACCATCGGCCTGCGCACCGGCGATACCCCGAGCGCCGAACGGGCGCGACAGGATCGACGCCTGCCCACCGTGCTCGTGACGACGCCGGAAAGCGTCTCTTTGCTGCTGAGCCGTGCCAATGCGCAATCGCTGCTGCGCCATGTGCATACCGTCGTCGTCGACGAATGGCATGAAATGCTCGGCAACAAGCGCGGCGTTCAGGTGCAACTCGCCCTCGCGCGTCTGGCGCGCTGGCGCACGCCCGGCGGCGGCGACGCGCAAGCCGACAGCGCTGGCGACATTGCTATCGGCGCCACGCCCGCGCTCCGCATCTGGGGACTGTCGGCCACGCTCGGCAATCTCGACGCGGCGCGCGACGTGCTGCTGCATGCGATACCCGCCGCACGGCGCCGGATCGTCCAGGGACACACGCCGAAGGTGATCACGATCGACACCTTGATCCCGCATCCGATCGAACGCTTTCCGTGGGCCGGCCATCTCGGCACGCGGCTGGTCGAGCCGGTCGCTCGGGAAATAGACGGCGCGCGCAGTGCGCTGCTGTTCACGAACACGCGCGCGCAATCCGAGCTATGGTATCAAGCGCTGCTCGCCGCACGCCCGGATTGGGCCGGCGTGATCGCACTCCATCACGGCTCCCTGGACGCGAGCGTGCGGCGCTGGGTCGAGGAAGGACTGCGCGAAGGCACGTTGAAAGCGGTGGTGTGTACGTCCAGCTTGGACCTCGGCGTCGATTTCTCGCCGGTCGAGCGGGTATTTCAGGTGGGCTCCCCGAAAGGCGTCGCGCGGCTGTTGCAACGCGCCGGCCGCTCCGGTCATGCGCCGGGACGCCCGTCGCGGGTGACGCTGGTACCCACGCATGCGCTGGAATTGATCGAAGCGGTGGCTGCCCGCAACGCGGCATTGTCCGGCCATATCGAATCGCGCACGCCGCCGGAGAAGCCGCTCGACGTGCTGGTGCAGCATCTGGTGACCTTGGCGCTCGGTGGCGGCTTCGACGCGGGTGGCCCCTTGCTGCATGAATTACAGCAGGCCTGGTCGTATCGCAATCTGGACCGCGCGACGCTCGACTGGACGATCGCCTTCGTCGAACACGGCGGCGACGCGTTGCGCGGCTACCCGACCTACCACCGTATCGCGCGCGGCGACGATGGCCATTACCACGCGCCGCGGGCGGACCTGGCCCGCCGTCACCGCGCGAATATCGGGACGATCGTCGCCGATGCCGCCATGCGCATCGAATGGGTCAGTGGCGGGCGCATCGGCACCATCGAGGAATCCTTCGTATCGCGGCTACGTCCGGGCGATACCTTCACCTTTGCCGGCCGCACCGTGACGCTGGTCCGCATCAAGGAAATGACGGCCTATGTGCGTCGCGCCGATAGTGCGCGCGGCGCGATTCCGCAATGGCAGGGTGGCCGGATGCCCTTGTCTTCCGAATTGGCCGACGCCATGCTCGATGTGCTCGCGGCGGTTGGCGACCGGCATCCGATTCCAGCAGACGCGAGCGCGGACGCCGGCGATGACGCCGACCGCGATGCCCCTGAACTGAGGGCGGTGATGCCGCTGCTGATGCTGCAACGCGACTGGTCGGCTTTACCGCGTCCGGATGCGCTCCTGGTGGAGACCGTCAAGACGCGCGAGGGATGGCACCACTTCTGTTATCCCTTTGCCGGCCGAACCGCTCATATTGGACTGGCCGCGCTGTGCGCCTGGCGCGCGGCGAAGCGCGGTCCGTTGACGCTGTCCTTGTCCGTCAATGACTATGGCTTCGAGTTACTGGGGCCCACGCGCCTGGATTGGGATGCCTTGATCGCGGAAGGCCTGTTTGCCGAGGCCGGTCTGGAACAGGACATTCTCGACAGCCTGAACGCGTCGGAGCTGGCCGCGCGTCGCTTCCGCGAGATCGCCCGTATTAGTGGGCTCATTTTTCAAAGTCATCCCGGCGAGCAGCGGAGCGCCCGGCAATTGCAGGCATCGGCCGGCCTGTTTTACCAGGTCTTCGCCAAACACGAACCCGACAATCGCCTGCTCACCCAGGCCCGTGACGAAGTCTTGTTGCAAGAGCTGGATGTCGCGCGCCTGCGGCAAGCACTGCAGCGTATCAATGCAGGCCGGATTATCACGACCACGCCGCCGCGCCCCACGCCATTCGCCTTTCCGTTGATGATTGCGCGCCTGCGCGAAAGAATCAGTACCGAACAGTTACACGAGCGGGTACAGCGAATGCTTAAGACCTTGGAACGCGCGGCGGATCTCCGCCGCCCCCATGCTTGA